A window of Desulfobulbus oralis genomic DNA:
CGCGGACGGCTGCGGAACATGAGCTGGTGCTGCATACCGATCTGCCGGATGCCGATACGGCCCGATGCCTGCTTAACAAGGGCGATGCCCAGACGACCCTGAATGGCTGGTTCCGGCAGATTCCGGCCGCCAAAGTGGCCATTTTGCCCTACGCCAATACGACTTTCTTTCGGCGCACAGACTGATCCGTTTAGTTTCCTCAGCCCCGACTGTCGTCATTGGAGGCGGCCGGGCTGTCACCCGTTGTTTTTATCGTCACTTAGTACGGCCGCTGCACCGTCTCTGTCAGCTTCGGAAGGGATGTCCGGGCTCAGTCCTTATTAATCGAGATAGCATATGACGGAAGCCGCGAGGCACAGAGCTGAAAAGAAGGTATGCGCGCAGCGGTCATAACGCATGGCTATTCTCCGCCAGTCCTTGATCCTGCCAAACATGATCTCAATCTTGTGCCGCTGTTTATACAGATCTTGATCGTACGGGCAGGCTTTCTTCCGGCTCCTTCTGGGCGGGATGCAGGGCGTAATGCCTCTGGCACGCAGGGCATCACGGAACCAGCCGGCGTCATAACCACGGTCCGCCAGAAGCGCCCTGGCCTCGGGCAAAGCATCCATGGCATCCATAAGCAGGGTGGCTCCTTTGTAGTCGCTCACCTGGCCTGCCGTGAGCGTCGCAGAGGGCATGGTTTTGGAGTTCAGCCCGCCCTTTGTACGTCCGATGCAGCGGGAAAGAGCCCTTTTTTGAGCAAACTGGCGGCGGTACGATGCGCCTTGAGGTGGGTCGCATTGATCATCACCTGGCCATCCCCGCTGTTTTTGCCAATTCGGTAAAAATATTGTTGAAGACGCCCATCCGGCTCCAGCGCAAAAAACGATTGTAGAGCGTCTTGTACGGGCCATACTCGCGCGGCGCATCTTGCCACTCAGGCCATGTTTGATGACATAAATGATGCCGTTGATGACTTTCCGGTTATCGACCCGCGGAATACCATGAGAACGTGGGAAGAAGGGCTTGATACGTTCGAGTTGTTCGGCAGAAAGGTAGAAAAGTTGGCTCATGGCGTCCTCCCTGAGCACAACCAACCAGATTTTCTGCTTTTTGGCAATTAATAAGGCCTGAGCCTAGTGGACGGGTTTTGTTTTTCTGCGTCTTGTCATCGAATTACACCGCTTTCAGGGTGTTGGCGCTGCCGCTCCCCGATCACTCTATTTTCGGAAAACTTGTCATATCCCGCTTCTCTTTCACCTCAAAACTCTCCGCGTTCTTACCCCCAAACTCCTGCCCACGTCCAGTGTCCTGCATTTTTTGCTGTAACCGCTGTTCGGCGATCTCATCGGTAAACTGGTTGATACTCTTCATGATTTATATCAAACAGGTCGTTGATGTACTGGCCGGTCGTTCCTTATGGGTTCTACCCTTACTTGCCGGAGACCCGGAAAACATGTCGGGGGATGCCGGTAAAATTTTTTCGTGCTGGCCTGCTGAGGAGAACTGACCAGGTGGCGGCGGGATGTTTCGAGAAATTTGAAAAGAATCACCATATTCCAACTTTTCACATGCTTTGTCACCTGCTATATTGGAAGGCCGTCATTGTACCTTGGACAAATTACATTCGC
This region includes:
- a CDS encoding IS5 family transposase: MSQLFYLSAEQLERIKPFFPRSHGIPRVDNRKVINGIIYVIKHGLSGKMRRASMARTRRSTIVFCAGAGWASSTIFLPNWQKQRGWPGDDQCDPPQGASYRRQFAQKRALSRCIGRTKGGLNSKTMPSATLTAGQVSDYKGATLLMDAMDALPEARALLADRGYDAGWFRDALRARGITPCIPPRRSRKKACPYDQDLYKQRHKIEIMFGRIKDWRRIAMRYDRCAHTFFSALCLAASVICYLD